The Streptomyces luteogriseus genome includes a window with the following:
- a CDS encoding roadblock/LC7 domain-containing protein: MAVETDVLDELRRLRTRIPRLTGSLAATVDGLVLAHDVPDTEPEGLAALTAAALGVAYRMTDAAARGDFRELLVRGSGGYVATYAAGTTAVLTLLAEDRVNVGRLHLEGRRSGARIADLLATRVGPGTGRHADRPVPEEHLATVSPATDRPIGTLPVRTPQRPTHRPRPQTGS; the protein is encoded by the coding sequence ATGGCCGTCGAGACCGACGTCCTGGACGAACTGCGTCGGCTCCGCACCCGCATACCCCGGCTGACGGGCTCCCTCGCGGCCACCGTCGACGGACTCGTCCTCGCCCACGACGTGCCGGACACCGAGCCCGAGGGACTCGCGGCGCTCACCGCAGCCGCCCTCGGCGTCGCCTACCGCATGACCGACGCCGCCGCCCGCGGCGACTTCCGCGAACTGCTGGTGCGGGGCTCCGGAGGCTACGTCGCGACCTACGCCGCCGGAACCACCGCCGTCCTCACCCTCCTCGCCGAGGACCGCGTCAACGTCGGCCGCCTCCATCTCGAAGGCCGGCGCAGCGGAGCCCGGATCGCCGACCTGCTGGCCACCCGCGTCGGCCCGGGCACCGGCCGCCACGCCGACCGGCCGGTGCCCGAAGAACACCTCGCCACGGTGTCCCCGGCCACGGACCGCCCCATCGGCACCCTCCCGGTACGCACCCCGCAGCGGCCCACGCACCGGCCGCGCCCGCAGACCGGCAGCTGA